Genomic window (Rathayibacter sp. VKM Ac-2760):
CCGCCGACGCCGAACGCGCCGGAGAGCATGCCGCCGATCGCGCCGATCAGACCGAGCACGAGGAGCGTCCGCGCGCTCAGGGCCGGGGAGCGGGTCGTCGCCGGGGCCGTCGTGCTCGCGTCATCCGTCACGCGACCAGCCTGCCACCCGCCGCGCCTGCCACCCGTCGCGCCTGCCACCCACCCCGGCCGTCGCACGACCGAAACATGGCGTGCGTACCCTTCGTGATGCGTCGCCGGTGGGGGCCGGTGGATCGGCGCGAGGGGGGAACCATGCGATCGAGCGCGATCCGGGCCGCGTCCCGGCCGGCCGCGCTGGCCGTCCGCGCGGTCTTCGAGCGCGAGGCGCGGCGGACGGCGGCGTCGATGCTGCCCTTCGCGCCCTCGGGGATCGTCCGGATCGCCGAGCCGGTCGCGGCGCGCCCGGGCGCGCCCGCCACCACGGCCGACGTCTTCCGCTCGCCGCTCGCGGGACCGCGGCCGACGGTCGTCTGGATCCACGGCGGCGGCTGGGTCGCCGGCCATCGCCGCGACGTCGACCCCTACCTGCGGATGCTCGCCGGCGCCGGCTACACCGCGGTCTCGCTCGACTACTCCCGGGCCCCCGAGGCGCTGCACCCGACCGCCCCGCGCCAGCTGCTCGCCGCCCTGGAGCACCTCCGCCGGAGCGCCGGCCGGCTCGGCATCGCCCGCGACCGCCTGGTGCTGGCCGGCGACTCCGCGGGCGCGCAGCTCGCGAGCCAGCTGGCCACGGCGATCACGAACCCCTCCTACGCCCGCGCCGCCGGTCTCACGACGACCCTGCCCGTGGACGCGCTGCGCGCCGTCGTCCTGCACTGCGGCGTGTACGACGTCGCCGCGCTGACCGGCGCCACCGGGCTCGCCGGCCGCGGGCTGCGCGCCGCCGTGCAGGCGTACACGGGCCGGCGCGCGTGGTGGGCGAGCGAGGCGGCACGGCAGATGTCGACGATCGACCACGTCACTCCGCGCTTCCCGCCGGCGTTCCTCAGCGGAGGCAACGCCGACCCGCTCACCGCGACGCAGTCCCGTCCGTTCGCCGCCCAGCTGCGCTCGCTCGGCGTGCCGGTCACCGCACTGCTCTGGGGCGAGGGGCACGACACCGCGCTCGGCCACGAGTACCAGTTCCACTTCGAGCTGCCGGAGGCGCGCGAGGCACTCGAGCGCACGCTCGCGTTCCTCGAGCACGCGACAGCGCGCTGAGGCGCTCGCCCGCACTCTGGCAGTTGCCTGGACAGGAGCGATCGCACCGTGACGATCGCCCGGCCCCGCGCGTCCTACCTCCGAACCGCCCGATCGACCGACCGGGCACCGAGGCGAAAGAGGAGATCATGGCCGAGAGCAACGCGACCACCACGGGCAACGGAACCGGACGCACCGTCATCGATGACGGCGTCATCGCGAAGGTGGCCGGCATCGCGGCCCGCGAGGTGCCCGGCGTGCACGCCCTCGGCAACGGCGCGGCCCGCGCCCTCGGCGCCATCCGCGGCGCGCTCGGCAACGACGACCGCGCCCAGGGCGTCAAGGTCGAGGTCGGCGAGCGCCAGGTCGCCGCCGACGTCACGATCGTCGCCGAGTACCCCGCCGCGCTCCAGGACGTCGCGGAGGGCGTGCGCTCCGCCGTCGGCCGTGCGATCCGCGAGATCGTGGGCATGGACGTCGCCGAGATCAACGTGACCGTCCAGGACGTCTTCATCCCCGAGGACGACGCGCCCGAGGCCGAGCCGCGCGTCGCCTGAGCATCCCCCAGCACTCCAGACGCCCCGCGGTCGATCCGGCCGCGGGGCGTCTGGGTGCGCGGTCCGACACCCGCACCTGCACGACCCCCTCTCGCCGTCCTGTCCCCACGGTCGGCGACCCACCCCATTGGAGAAGCGCATGGAGAACAGCTGCGCCCGCCCCCTCGACGTGGACGACGCCGTCGCCCTCGTCGGCGTCCTCGCCATCCTCGAGGCCCTGACCGCCGCTCACCGACTGGAGGCGGCCGAGCTCGACGCCCTCCGGCACGGCCTCGCTCAGGGCGGCACCGTCCTGCCCGGCGCCGACGAGACCGAGATCGCCGCAGCCCTCGGAGCGCTCAATGCGCGACTTCGCGACAGCATGCAGTGAACACGAACGCACGCCGCGCGCAAGAGCGTGTTTGTGACAGGCTTGTCATCGCGCGCCACTGCGCCCCGGTCCCCTGAGCACGGCCCCGCGGTCTGCTCGGTTCCGATCCGGACGATGAAGGAGCAGCAATGAGCGTCGGCCACTTCGTCCTCTCGACGATCGGACCGTGGGACGACGCCGGCGAGATCATCGGCGTCTACTCCTCCGACTCCTGGGCCCGCGAGGCCGCCGCCTCCTGGCTCGGAAATCTCGACCGCGAGGCCTTCCCGCAGTGCGTGATCGAGAGCTGGAACGGCTCGCACCGCCTGAGCCGCGAGGTGCTGGGCGGTCTCGGCCTGGGCGGTCTCGGCTTGAACGGCCTCGGCGACGACGAGACGACCGCCGGCACGCTCGAGCGCTGACCGCGGGCACCCGTCAGCGCGTCGCAACCCCGCGCGTCACACCCTCGCGCGTCGTCGCCCAGTGCGACGGCCGCTCGAAGTGCGGCGGCAGCGCCGTCGCCGCGTCGCCGCGGGTGCTGCTCACCTGCGCCTGCGTCAGGTAGATCGCGGCGGAGAGGTCCGCGCCCGCGACCTCCGCGTCGCGCAGGTCGGCGCCCAGCACGTCGCAGCCGCGCAGATCGGCGCCGCGGAGGTCGGCGGCGATCAGGAGCGAGCCGCGCAGATCGGCGCCGCGCAGGTCCGCCCCCGCCAGCCGCGCCGCGACCAGATCGGCGCC
Coding sequences:
- a CDS encoding alpha/beta hydrolase; translated protein: MRSSAIRAASRPAALAVRAVFEREARRTAASMLPFAPSGIVRIAEPVAARPGAPATTADVFRSPLAGPRPTVVWIHGGGWVAGHRRDVDPYLRMLAGAGYTAVSLDYSRAPEALHPTAPRQLLAALEHLRRSAGRLGIARDRLVLAGDSAGAQLASQLATAITNPSYARAAGLTTTLPVDALRAVVLHCGVYDVAALTGATGLAGRGLRAAVQAYTGRRAWWASEAARQMSTIDHVTPRFPPAFLSGGNADPLTATQSRPFAAQLRSLGVPVTALLWGEGHDTALGHEYQFHFELPEAREALERTLAFLEHATAR
- a CDS encoding Asp23/Gls24 family envelope stress response protein — its product is MAESNATTTGNGTGRTVIDDGVIAKVAGIAAREVPGVHALGNGAARALGAIRGALGNDDRAQGVKVEVGERQVAADVTIVAEYPAALQDVAEGVRSAVGRAIREIVGMDVAEINVTVQDVFIPEDDAPEAEPRVA
- a CDS encoding pentapeptide repeat-containing protein, yielding MVAARLAGADLRGADLRGSLLIAADLRGADLRGCDVLGADLRDAEVAGADLSAAIYLTQAQVSSTRGDAATALPPHFERPSHWATTREGVTRGVATR